GGCCAACGTCTGCGCCGACCCGCCCCAACTGGCCATCGCGGTACGCTCGACCCGCCACTCCCACCCCCTGATTACGGAGATTGGTGAGTTCGTGGTCAACCTCCCCGCCGCCGGGCACATCGTCGCGGTGGACTTCTGCGGCACCGCCTCCGGGCGGGACGTGGACAAGTGGGCCGAGACCGGCCTGACCCCCGTCCCCTCGGAGAAGGTCGAGCCGCCGCGCATCGGCGAGTTCCCGGTCAACATCGAGTGCGCCCTCAAGCACACGCTCCCCCTGGGCTCCCACGACCTATTCGTGGGCGAGGTGCTGGCGGTCCACGTCGCCCGGAGCGCGGCCGACGGGGACGGCCGGGTGGACCAGGATCGGCTGGCCTCGGTGGTTTACGGCCACGGTCGGATGTACTACGGTCTGGGGGGGACGCTGGGGCAGGCGTTCCAGGCCCACCGGAAGAAAAAGGGATGACGAGGGTCGTTGGCTTTCTCGTGAACGTCGCGCTTCTTTATTCGATTCCGTTTCACGCCGCGGCCACCGCCGCCGAGGTCGCCATCGGCGACATGGGCTTCCCCCTGAACACCCCCTGTCCGCGCCTCGGCGATTGCGATGATGTAGGGGCGGGTTTTTTCTCCCGCCCGCCCCCCTCCCTAGCCCGTCGGCGCGCCGCCCCCCAGAGGGGG
This region of bacterium genomic DNA includes:
- a CDS encoding flavin reductase family protein, with protein sequence MDKLTLAPATYLYPAPVVVVSCGVGERANLITLAWAANVCADPPQLAIAVRSTRHSHPLITEIGEFVVNLPAAGHIVAVDFCGTASGRDVDKWAETGLTPVPSEKVEPPRIGEFPVNIECALKHTLPLGSHDLFVGEVLAVHVARSAADGDGRVDQDRLASVVYGHGRMYYGLGGTLGQAFQAHRKKKG